One part of the Raphanus sativus cultivar WK10039 chromosome 7, ASM80110v3, whole genome shotgun sequence genome encodes these proteins:
- the LOC108818026 gene encoding uncharacterized protein LOC108818026, which translates to MENKTSNNGNEDGPKHSQVVKIKREFEKISQPSLKQPEMRRVLSEITRRQRSRSPLGLGERSISVGH; encoded by the coding sequence ATGGAGAACAAGACCAGCAATAATGGAAACGAGGATGGTCCAAAACATAGCCAAGTGGTGAAGATAAAGAGAGAATTTGAGAAGATAAGCCAGCCATCGCTGAAGCAACCGGAGATGAGAAGGGTCCTCTCCGAGATTACGAGGCGTCAACGTTCACGTTCACCACTCGGCTTGGGAGAGAGATCTATTTCCGTTGGACACTGA
- the LOC108818024 gene encoding lipoxygenase 2, chloroplastic, with translation MFCKEASSSLQTLNIAKSLGSEFTKPSALINPHSAGHRFKVCPRPNHRGRCTVTASKFSDLTDKIVKDRFKKIEVTGIITTKETIGLSASLIGSLLVELISAETDPRTLMEKDPVKDNARSVLFDGPGEDQYKCRFYMPEDFGEVGAIRVLNLELIEIFLKEIKLELPDGPVTFTCNSWVAPMTKDPTKRTFFSNKSYLPHQTPEALKQLRKEELETLQGKNRKRAGEFEKFERVYDYDVYNDVGDPDKDPELARPVMGGLSHPYPRRGKTGRKPCRKDPSCESRKGDFYVPRDEEFSTVKGIQFTGTTVLAALPAVLPQIEAALVDPNMPFPHFKSIEDLFEEGIKLPKDGGLFPMIPRLFKAVAEANDILQFESPSLLDKDRFSWIRDDEFARQTLAGLNPYCIQLVQEWPLKSKLDTAVYGDPNSLITSEIVEREIKGVMSFDEALENKRLFMLDYHDVLLPYVNKVRELDDSTLYASRTLFFLSDDSTLRPVAIELTRPQNVNRPQWRQVFTPGYDATSCWLWSLAKTHVITHDAGYHQLISHWLRTHCCIEPYIIAANRQLSAMHPIYRLLHPHFRYTMEINARGRQSLVNAGGIIESCFWPERYSLELSSDVYDKQWRFDREGLPADLISRGLAVEDKTAEHGVRLTIPDYPFASDGLMLWDALKEWITDYVNHYYPDAKHVMLDEELQGWWTEVRNIGHGDKQNEPWWPVLKTQDDLIEVVTTIAWVASGHHASVNFGQYGYGGFFPNRPTTSRIKMPVEEPTEEELKEFYEDPEKTMLKTFPSKKQATKLMLTLFLLSSHSPDEEYLGENPEASWAHEPVIYAAYERFKGKLQYLEGVIDERNVDVSLKNRAGAGVVKYELLKPISKPGLTGMGVPNSVSI, from the exons ATGTTTTGTAAAGAGGCGTCGTCCAGTCTCCAGACCTTAAACATAGCAAAGAGTCTCGGCTCTGAGTTCACTAAACCATCAGCACTCATCAACCCCCACTCGGCAGGACATCGTTTCAAGGTGTGTCCTCGTCCAAACCACAGAGGACGATGTACGGTCACAGCCTCAAAGTTTTCTGATTTGACAGATAAAATAGTGAAagatagatttaagaaaatcgAAGTAACGGGAATTATAACGACCAAGGAAACCATAGGCTTGTCAGCCTCTTTGATCGGATCACTGCTCGTCGAGCTTATTAGCGCCGAGACTGACCCCC GGACCCTTATGGAGAAAGATCCGGTGAAGGATAACGCACGAAGTGTACTGTTTGATGGACCTGGTGAGGATCAGTACAAATGTAGGTTCTACATGCCGGAAGACTTTGGAGAGGTGGGTGCCATAAGAGTTTTAAACCTTGAGCTTATTGAGATATTCCTCAAGGAAATTAAGCTTGAGCTACCCGACGGCCCCGTTACCTTTACATGCAACTCGTGGGTGGCCCCCATGACCAAAGACCCAACCAAGCGGACATTCTTCTCCAACAAATCCTACTTGCCTCACCAAACCCCGGAGGCTCTTAAACAATTGCGAAAAGAGGAGCTGGAGACCTTGCAAGGCAAGAACCGTAAGCGAGCTGGTGAATTTGAAAAGTTCGAACGGGTATATGATTATGACGTTTACAACGATGTGGGTGATCCTGACAAAGATCCAGAACTTGCCCGTCCCGTTATGGGAGGCCTCTCTCACCCATACCCAAGGCGAGGCAAGACTGGTCGCAAACCATGCCGTAAAGACCCCTCCTGTGAGTCACGCAAAGGGGATTTCTATGTCCCCAGAGACGAGGAGTTCAGCACAGTCAAGGGCATCCAATTCACGGGCACGACAGTCTTGGCGGCTCTTCCTGCTGTGTTACCACAGATTGAAGCTGCTCTGGTGGATCCCAACATGCCCTTCCCACACTTCAAGTCCATAGAAGACCTCTTTGAAGAAGGCATCAAGCTTCCCAAGGATGGTGGCCTTTTTCCTATGATCCCCAGACTTTTCAAAGCTGTTGCTGAAGCTAATGATATTCTCCAGTTTGAATCCCCTAGTCTCCTTGACA AGGACAGATTTTCATGGATCCGAGACGACGAGTTTGCTCGCCAGACACTTGCTGGCCTTAATCCCTATTGCATTCAGCTAGTTCAA GAGTGGCCGTTGAAAAGCAAACTAGACACTGCGGTTTATGGTGATCCCAACTCACTCATTACTAGTGAGATTGTTGAAAGAGAAATCAAAGGAGTCATGTCATTTGATGAG GCTCTGGAGAACAAGAGATTGTTCATGTTGGACTACCATGATGTGCTTTTACCGTATGTGAACAAAGTGAGAGAGTTGGATGATAGCACCTTATATGCTTCTCGAACACTATTCTTCCTCAGCGATGATAGCACATTGAGACCCGTTGCCATTGAGTTAACTCGTCCCCAAAATGTAAACAGACCCCAGTGGAGGCAGGTATTCACCCCGGGATATGATGCTACCTCCTGCTGGCTATGGAGTCTTGCTAAGACTCACGTTATTACTCATGACGCTGGTTATCACCAGCTTATTTCCCACTG GCTGAGGACTCACTGCTGTATCGAGCCATACATTATAGCGGCAAACAGACAACTAAGTGCGATGCATCCTATATATAGGCTTTTGCATCCCCACTTCCGCTACACCATGGAGATCAATGCTCGTGGACGCCAAAGTCTCGTCAACGCAGGTGGAATCATTGAGTCTTGTTTCTGGCCCGAAAGGTATTCATTGGAGCTAAGTTCAGATGTCTATGACAAACAATGGAGGTTTGACAGGGAAGGCTTACCTGCAGACCTCATCAGCAG GGGGCTGGCTGTGGAAGATAAGACCGCGGAACATGGGGTGCGCTTGACGATACCAGATTACCCATTTGCAAGTGACGGTCTAATGCTGTGGGATGCACTTAAGGAATGGATCACAGACTATGTGAATCACTATTATCCAGATGCGAAACATGTCATGTTGGATGAGGAACTCCAAGGATGGTGGACTGAAGTGAGGAACATAGGGCATGGAGACAAGCAAAATGAACCATGGTGGCCTGTCTTAAAAACACAAGATGACTTGATTGAAGTAGTGACTACGATTGCATGGGTGGCTTCAGGTCACCATGCATCTGTAAACTTTGGGCAGTACGGGTATGGAGGGTTCTTTCCCAACCGACCAACCACATCAAGAATAAAAATGCCAGTGGAAGAGCCGACAGAGGAAGAGCTAAAAGAGTTCTATGAGGATCCAGAGAAGACCATGCTTAAGACATTCCCGTCCAAGAAGCAGGCGACGAAATTGATGTTGACTTTGTTTCTTCTATCATCACATTCACCAGATGAAGAGTACCTAGGAGAAAACCCAGAAGCATCTTGGGCCCACGAACCTGTCATCTATGCTGCATATGAACGTTTCAAAGGCAAGCTCCAATACCTAGAAGGAGTGATAGATGAGAGGAACGTGGATGTTTCTCTAAAGAATCGAGCTGGAGCTGGTGTTGTTAAGTACGAGCTTCTGAAGCCTATCTCTAAACCAGGCCTTACCGGGATGGGTGTTCCCAACAGTGTGTCTATTTGA
- the LOC108817630 gene encoding lipoxygenase 2, chloroplastic has protein sequence MFCKEASSSLQTLNIAKSLGSEFTKPSTLINPLSAGHRFKVCPRPNLRGRCAITSSKLSDLTDIIVKDRFKKIEVTGTITTKETIGLSASLIGSLLVELISAETDPRTLMEKDPVTDNARSVLFDGLGEDQYKCRFFMPEDFGEVGAIRVLNLELIEIFLKEIKLELPDGPVTFTCNSWVAPMTKDPTKRTFFSNKSYLPLKTPEPLKKLRKEELETLQGKNRERAGEFEKFERVYDYDVYNDLGNPDKDPELARPIMGGLSHPYPRRCKTGRKPCRKDPSSETRKGEFYVPRDEEFTTVKGIQFTGSAVLAALPAVLPQIEAALVDPNMPFPHFKSIEDLFEEGIELPKDAGLFPVIPRLVKAAAEADDILQFESPSLLDKDRFSWIRDDEFARQTLAGLNPYCIQLVQEWPLKSKLDPAVYGDPNSLITSEIVEREIKGVMSFYEAMENRRLFMLDYHDLLLPYVNKVRELDDSTLYASRALFFLSDDSTLRPVAIELTRPQDANRPQWRQVFTPGYDATSCWLWSLAKTHAISHDAGYHQLISHWLRTHCCIEPYIIAANRQLSAMHPIYRLLHPHFRYTMEINARARQALINAGGIIESCFWSGKYSLELSSDVYDKLWRFDREGLPADLINRGLAVEDEKAEHGVRLTIPDYPFANDGLMLWDALKEWITDYVKHYYPDAEQVMLDEELQGWWSEVRNIGHGDKKNEPWWPVLKTQDDLIEVVTTIAWVASGHHAAVNFGQYGYGGYFPNRPTISRIKMPVEEPTEEELKEFYEEPEKTMLKTFPSKKQATIVMVTLDLLSAHSPDEEYLGENPEASWAHEPVIYAAYERFKGKLQYLEGVVDERNVNITLKNRAGAGVVKYELLKPISEPGVTGMGVPYSVSI, from the exons ATGTTTTGTAAAGAGGCGTCGTCCAGTCTCCAGACCTTAAACATAGCAAAGAGTCTCGGCTCTGAGTTCACTAAACCATCAACACTCATCAACCCCCTCTCGGCAGGACATCGTTTCAAGGTGTGTCCTCGTCCAAACCTCAGAGGACGATGTGCGATAACATCCTCAAAGTTATCTGATTTGACAGATATAATAGTGAAagatagatttaagaaaatcgAAGTAACGGGAACTATAACGACCAAGGAAACCATAGGCTTGTCAGCCTCTTTGATCGGATCACTGCTCGTCGAGCTTATTAGCGCCGAGACTGACCCCC GGACCCTTATGGAGAAAGATCCGGTGACGGATAACGCACGAAGTGTACTGTTTGATGGACTTGGTGAGGATCAGTACAAATGTAGGTTCTTCATGCCCGAAGACTTTGGAGAGGTGGGTGCCATAAGAGTTTTAAACCTTGAGCTTATTGAGATATTCCTCAAGGAAATTAAGCTTGAGCTACCCGACGGCCCCGTTACCTTTACATGCAACTCGTGGGTGGCCCCCATGACCAAAGACCCAACCAAGCGGACATTCTTCTCCAACAAATCCTACTTGCCTCTCAAAACTCCCGAGCCTCTTAAAAAACTGCGAAAAGAAGAGCTGGAGACCTTGCAAGGCAAGAACCGTGAGCGAGCTGGTGAATTCGAGAAGTTCGAGAGGGTTTACGATTATGACGTTTACAACGATTTGGGTAATCCTGACAAAGATCCAGAACTTGCCCGTCCCATTATGGGAGGCCTATCTCACCCATACCCAAGGCGGTGCAAGACTGGTCGCAAACCATGCCGCAAAGACCCCTCCAGTGAGACACGCAAAGGGGAATTCTATGTCCCCAGAGACGAGGAGTTCACCACAGTCAAGGGCATCCAATTCACGGGCTCGGCAGTCTTGGCGGCTCTTCCTGCTGTGCTACCACAGATTGAAGCTGCTCTGGTGGATCCCAACATGCCCTTCCCACACTTCAAGTCCATAGAAGACCTCTTTGAAGAAGGCATCGAGCTTCCCAAGGATGCTGGCCTTTTTCCTGTGATCCCAAGACTTGTCAAAGCTGCTGCTGAAGCCGATGATATTCTCCAGTTTGAATCCCCTAGTCTCCTTGACA AGGACAGATTTTCATGGATCCGAGACGACGAGTTTGCTCGCCAGACACTTGCTGGCCTTAATCCCTATTGCATTCAGCTAGTTCAG GAGTGGCCGTTGAAAAGCAAACTGGACCCTGCGGTTTATGGTGATCCTAACTCACTTATTACTAGTGAGATTGTGGAAAGAGAAATCAAAGGAGTCATGTCATTTTATGag GCTATGGAGAACAGGAGATTGTTCATGTTGGACTATCATGATTTGCTTCTACCGTATGTGAACAAAGTGAGAGAGTTGGATGATAGCACCTTATATGCTTCTCGAGCACTATTCTTCCTCAGCGACGATAGCACATTGAGACCTGTTGCCATTGAGTTAACTCGTCCCCAAGATGCAAACAGGCCCCAGTGGAGGCAGGTATTCACGCCAGGATATGATGCTACCTCCTGCTGGCTATGGAGTCTTGCTAAGACTCACGCTATTTCTCATGACGCTGGTTATCACCAGCTTATTTCCCACTG GCTGAGGACTCACTGTTGTATAGAGCCATACATTATAGCGGCAAACAGACAACTAAGTGCGATGCATCCTATCTATAGGCTTCTGCATCCCCACTTCCGCTACACCATGGAGATCAATGCTCGTGCACGCCAAGCTCTTATCAACGCAGGTGGAATCATTGAGTCTTGTTTCTGGTCCGGAAAGTATTCATTAGAGCTAAGTTCAGATGTCTATGACAAACTATGGAGGTTCGACAGGGAAGGCTTACCTGCAGACCTCATCAACAG GGGTCTAGCAGTTGAAGATGAGAAGGCGGAACATGGGGTACGCCTGACGATACCAGATTACCCATTTGCAAATGACGGTCTAATGCTGTGGGATGCACTAAAGGAATGGATCACAGACTATGTGAAGCACTATTATCCAGATGCGGAACAGGTCATGTTGGATGAGGAACTCCAAGGATGGTGGAGTGAAGTGAGGAACATAGGGCATGGAGACAAGAAAAATGAACCATGGTGGCCTGTCCTCAAAACACAAGATGACTTGATTGAAGTAGTGACTACAATTGCATGGGTGGCTTCAGGTCACCATGCAGCTGTAAACTTTGGACAATACGGGTATGGGGGATACTTTCCCAACCGACCAACCATATCAAGGATAAAAATGCCAGTGGAAGAACCGACAGAGGAAGAGCTAAAAGAGTTCTATGAGGAGCCAGAGAAGACCATGCTTAAGACATTCCCGTCCAAGAAGCAGGCGACCATAGTAATGGTGACTTTGGATCTTCTATCTGCACATTCACCAGATGAAGAGTACCTAGGAGAAAACCCAGAAGCATCTTGGGCCCACGAACCTGTCATCTATGCTGCATATGAACGTTTCAAAGGCAAGCTCCAATACCTAGAAGGAGTGGTAGATGAGAGGAACGTGAATATCACTCTAAAGAATCGAGCTGGAGCAGGTGTTGTTAAGTACGAGCTTTTGAAGCCTATCTCTGAACCAGGCGTTACCGGAATGGGTGTTCCCTACAGTGTGTCTATTTGA